A single window of Thermoanaerobaculia bacterium DNA harbors:
- the hrpB gene encoding ATP-dependent helicase HrpB — protein sequence MTPLPVDETLADLLDALRARGNAVLQAPPGAGKTTRVPPAVVASAVVGSGQVLVLEPRRIAARAAARRIADEQGWTLGREVGWQIRFERNFTRDTRILFVTEGILVQRLQRDPFLEGIGAVLFDEIHERSLFADLSLALVRRVQLEARPELRLLAMSATLDGERLAAFLDAPIVTSAGRLFPVALEYLGPTPADTPLATLVARGVRKGLETTPGDLLVFLPGVPEIRRAEEALATLARERDLAVEKLYGDLPSAEQDRVLRPGPRRKIVLATNVAETSITVDGVTGVIDSGWVKESSADPSTGLESLTLTRISRASAEQRAGRAGRQAPGWCLRLWSEHDQRGLKERGRPEIRRADLAWTVLQLAAWGERDLGQFPWFEPPEASALTSAEAALTRLGALASDGITPLGRRLAEFPLHPRLALLVLDGERRGVADEVALVAALLSDRDPTATPESRISGARTSAQSDLLVKLDSLRSARSSSSSTLLRTRDSLLDVVRRSRAGDSGMPVASPVWTEEKEERLQRSIFTAWADRLARRREPGSDRAVMVGGRGVRLARESSVKEAELFVCVSLDDRSGPRSEALVRIASAVEREWLPPERLREATVLEFDEERERVVAHRRTCFDDLVLDDKEIPIRDTEAAGALLLKIAASRLTEVLPLDNQEWESLLARLRFLHHACPDLAIPAPIEATFTELLSSLSGSAKSFGDLRRAPWRESFLGALSHAQRSALDREAPERLAVPSGNQIRLDYSDPAQPVLAARIQELFGLAETPRLARGRVPVLLHLLAPNGRPQQVTADLSSFWKTTYAEVRKELAARYPRHSWPLDPTTAPAERRPRPRSGTRTRNH from the coding sequence CTGACGCCTTTGCCGGTCGACGAAACGCTCGCCGACCTTCTGGACGCGTTGCGGGCACGCGGCAATGCCGTGCTGCAGGCGCCGCCCGGGGCCGGGAAAACGACGCGGGTGCCGCCGGCGGTCGTGGCGTCCGCGGTGGTCGGCAGCGGGCAGGTCCTCGTCCTCGAGCCGCGGCGGATCGCGGCTCGGGCTGCGGCCCGCCGGATCGCCGACGAGCAGGGTTGGACCCTCGGCCGCGAGGTCGGCTGGCAGATCCGCTTCGAGCGGAACTTCACCCGTGACACCCGGATCCTCTTCGTCACCGAGGGCATCCTCGTCCAGCGGCTGCAGCGGGACCCATTCCTCGAGGGCATCGGCGCCGTGCTGTTCGACGAGATCCACGAACGCAGCCTGTTCGCCGATCTGTCGCTCGCCCTGGTCCGCCGCGTGCAGCTCGAGGCCCGTCCGGAGCTGAGGCTCCTCGCGATGTCGGCGACGCTCGACGGCGAGCGTCTGGCGGCCTTCCTCGACGCACCGATCGTCACCAGCGCCGGCAGGCTCTTCCCGGTCGCGCTCGAATACCTCGGGCCAACGCCCGCCGACACGCCGCTCGCGACGCTCGTCGCGCGTGGCGTTCGCAAGGGCCTGGAAACGACCCCTGGCGACCTGCTGGTCTTCCTGCCCGGAGTTCCCGAGATCCGGCGCGCCGAAGAAGCGCTCGCGACGCTCGCCCGGGAGCGCGACCTCGCCGTCGAGAAGCTCTACGGCGATCTCCCCTCAGCCGAGCAGGATCGGGTCCTGCGTCCCGGCCCGCGGCGCAAGATCGTCCTGGCGACGAACGTCGCCGAGACCTCGATCACCGTCGACGGCGTCACCGGCGTCATCGACTCCGGCTGGGTGAAGGAGAGCAGCGCCGATCCGTCGACCGGCCTCGAGAGCCTGACCCTCACCCGGATCTCCCGCGCCTCGGCCGAACAGCGCGCCGGCCGCGCCGGGCGCCAGGCTCCCGGCTGGTGCCTGCGCCTGTGGAGCGAACACGACCAGCGCGGACTCAAGGAGCGCGGCCGCCCCGAGATCCGCCGTGCCGACCTCGCCTGGACCGTCCTGCAGCTCGCCGCCTGGGGAGAACGCGATCTCGGACAGTTTCCCTGGTTCGAACCGCCAGAGGCGAGCGCGCTGACCTCGGCCGAGGCCGCGCTCACCCGCCTCGGCGCTCTGGCCAGCGACGGCATCACGCCGCTGGGCCGGAGGCTCGCCGAGTTTCCGCTGCACCCGAGGCTGGCGCTCCTCGTCCTCGACGGCGAGCGCCGCGGCGTCGCCGACGAGGTGGCGCTCGTCGCCGCGCTGCTCTCCGACCGCGATCCGACGGCAACGCCCGAAAGCCGCATCTCCGGCGCACGCACGTCAGCGCAGTCGGATCTGCTGGTGAAACTCGATTCGCTGCGCTCGGCCAGATCCTCGTCCTCCTCCACACTATTGCGCACAAGGGATTCGCTCCTCGACGTAGTGCGCCGATCACGCGCCGGAGACTCCGGAATGCCGGTCGCCTCGCCGGTGTGGACTGAGGAAAAGGAGGAGCGCCTTCAGAGATCGATCTTCACCGCCTGGGCCGACCGCCTCGCCCGGCGCCGCGAGCCTGGCAGCGACCGCGCCGTCATGGTCGGTGGGCGCGGCGTACGCCTCGCCCGCGAAAGCTCGGTGAAGGAAGCTGAGCTCTTCGTCTGCGTCAGCCTCGACGACAGGAGCGGCCCGCGCTCCGAGGCGCTCGTCCGTATTGCCTCTGCGGTCGAACGCGAATGGCTGCCGCCCGAGCGCCTTCGCGAAGCGACCGTCCTCGAGTTCGACGAGGAGCGCGAACGCGTCGTCGCCCACCGCCGCACCTGCTTCGACGACCTGGTGCTCGACGACAAGGAGATCCCGATCCGCGACACCGAAGCTGCCGGTGCGCTTCTGCTGAAGATCGCGGCCAGCCGGCTCACCGAAGTCCTGCCGCTCGACAACCAGGAGTGGGAGAGCCTTCTCGCGCGCCTCCGTTTCCTCCACCACGCCTGCCCCGACCTCGCCATTCCAGCGCCGATAGAGGCCACCTTTACCGAGCTTCTTTCTTCGCTGTCCGGTTCCGCAAAGTCGTTCGGAGACCTCCGCCGAGCCCCCTGGCGAGAGTCCTTCCTCGGTGCTCTCAGCCACGCCCAGCGCAGCGCGCTCGACCGCGAGGCCCCCGAGAGGCTCGCGGTCCCTTCCGGCAACCAGATCCGGCTCGACTACTCCGACCCGGCGCAGCCGGTCCTCGCAGCGCGCATCCAGGAGCTCTTCGGCCTCGCCGAGACGCCGCGTCTGGCCCGCGGCCGGGTGCCGGTTCTCCTCCACCTGCTCGCCCCGAACGGCCGGCCACAGCAGGTCACCGCCGACCTCTCGAGCTTCTGGAAGACGACCTACGCCGAGGTGCGCAAGGAGCTCGCCGCGCGCTACCCGCGCCACTCCTGGCCGCTCGATCCGACGACCGCCCCGGCCGAGCGCCGCCCGCGGCCGCGCTCCGGGACCCGCACCCGCAATCACTGA
- a CDS encoding TolC family protein, which yields MVNYRLFVLSSLAALTAFAASPALTSPLRAEETLTLASALDRGRLQARETVAASARQRAAEARVKEAGGYRLPQVRLSEQWIRTDSPADAFGMLLNQERFSFPAFVAGNPNDPDPLSTAITRLEVEIPIWTGGELSTRLEQARFAAEAAAASAGRAGDQAAVAAAEAWIRLAQAREAQALFEKSRETVAAHVELARAYSAQGMLVRSDLLRAEVELARLDDLLAEARGNVRIAESNLAFRLGEPLDTRYNLEALADPPPIAQESPGWLASAEARSDLAAARKLLDAGDLEAKALKGGLFPRIGLVARHDLVDDQLFGNNGDSTTIAALASFDLYDGGKRRAAMAAARADAEAGRADVERFTAGIELETKQAFEAASVALERRRTAAAALAAAEETVRIVEDRFRAGVIRSIDLLDAATTRREAEMRELVARAEAWLTHLHLALAAGLEPETVLRTSTPRS from the coding sequence ATGGTTAACTATCGATTGTTCGTCCTCTCGTCCCTCGCGGCGCTGACAGCATTCGCCGCGAGCCCGGCGCTCACCTCGCCCCTCCGGGCGGAGGAAACGCTCACCCTCGCCTCGGCGCTCGATCGCGGGCGCCTGCAGGCGCGCGAGACGGTCGCCGCCTCCGCCCGCCAACGCGCCGCCGAAGCCCGCGTCAAAGAGGCGGGCGGCTACCGGCTGCCCCAGGTGCGCCTCTCCGAGCAGTGGATTCGCACCGACTCGCCCGCCGACGCCTTCGGAATGCTGCTCAATCAGGAGCGCTTCTCCTTCCCCGCCTTCGTCGCCGGCAATCCGAACGATCCGGATCCGCTCTCGACCGCGATCACCCGGCTCGAGGTCGAGATTCCGATCTGGACCGGCGGCGAGCTCTCCACCCGGCTCGAGCAGGCCCGCTTCGCCGCCGAAGCGGCGGCCGCGAGCGCCGGCCGGGCCGGCGATCAGGCGGCCGTCGCCGCCGCCGAGGCCTGGATCCGCCTGGCGCAGGCGCGCGAAGCGCAGGCCCTCTTCGAGAAGTCGCGCGAAACCGTCGCCGCGCATGTCGAGCTCGCGCGCGCCTACTCCGCCCAGGGGATGCTCGTGCGCTCCGACCTGCTGCGCGCCGAGGTCGAGCTCGCGCGCCTCGACGACCTCCTCGCCGAGGCCCGTGGCAACGTCCGCATCGCCGAATCCAACCTCGCCTTCCGGCTCGGCGAGCCGCTCGACACCCGTTACAACCTGGAGGCCCTCGCCGATCCGCCGCCGATCGCCCAGGAGAGCCCCGGTTGGCTCGCCAGCGCCGAGGCGCGGAGCGACCTGGCCGCAGCCAGGAAGCTCCTCGACGCGGGCGACCTCGAGGCCAAGGCCCTGAAGGGCGGCCTCTTTCCGCGCATCGGCCTCGTGGCGCGTCACGACCTGGTCGACGATCAACTCTTCGGCAACAACGGCGACTCGACGACGATCGCCGCGCTGGCGAGCTTCGATCTCTACGATGGCGGCAAGCGCCGTGCTGCGATGGCCGCCGCCCGCGCCGATGCCGAGGCCGGGCGCGCCGACGTCGAGCGCTTCACCGCCGGCATCGAGCTCGAAACGAAACAGGCTTTCGAGGCGGCTTCGGTCGCCCTCGAGCGTCGCCGTACCGCTGCCGCCGCGCTCGCTGCGGCCGAGGAGACCGTGCGCATCGTCGAGGACCGCTTCCGCGCCGGCGTGATCCGGTCGATCGATCTCCTCGATGCCGCCACCACCCGCCGCGAAGCCGAGATGCGCGAGCTCGTCGCGCGCGCCGAGGCCTGGCTCACCCACCTCCATCTCGCCCTTGCCGCCGGCCTCGAGCCGGAGACCGTCCTGCGCACTTCGACTCCCCGATCCTGA